The DNA window TGCTTTACCAAGTGAACCAGGCACTAGAGCTCTGAGTAGCTTCCTTGTTTTCATCCATCTCTGCTATCCTGCTGCTCATCCCTCCTTACCCCGCCACCCCCACTCTGACTTCTTCCTCTGATCTTTAAAATTGCTTTGTAGAACATTTTTCTTTGTATCTCTCATTCATGGATTTTCTCAGTAAGTTGAAAACTGGGCTAattcaaagaataaattttaaatattaaagggCAAAATCTGACATATATTCAGTACCTGTGCCTTGTATTAGCATGTCTAGTGGAGTATACAGTAACCTCCAGCATAAAGAAGAACCTTGGGGATGCTTTCAGTTTtactaattatttaattttgtaatCAGTTATTtccttgaattaaaaagaaacctATGTTAAAGTTGAAATGTTGAGATGAATACATTAGAAAGGCAGAAAGAGGAGGAGCCTACTTATATGTAATTTTTCTTCGGTCATAAAAATAGTatgaaacagtttttaaaatttaaattgccTATAAGCTACTTCTGAATAATTCTGGGATTTGGATTCTAAAAAGATGATCATAGTTACAGCATTTATCATTAAGGCATTTAAAAACTTTAAGTAATTTATAAATCTGGATTGTTCATTTCACCATTTGCTGGGGAAAAGGAAAATTACTATATCCGTTTTATTCTCTTTTACTGTTGCTGATTTAATTGTTAAGTTTGTATTATTTAAAACTTGAAGAGAACAAATGATTGGAGGCTAAGTATTAACTCATTGTGTTAACTATTCAGAAAGGATCCATAAATGTTTCTTTTGTAATTCAggcttgggattttttttttcaattatagcGTAAGAGAGCAAGtctcttaatttttaatgtgaaaaaactttttcttttaaaattaggatCAGAATTAGTTCTTCCATAcaaaatctgttcttttttcaaGTGTGAAATAAGATACTACTTTTAATATGAAAATCTACAGAACAAACATATAGTTgtgtaaaattaatattttccttattcTAAGTATCTTGGTGGAAACTTGAATGGTTAAATCTACAAAATGTTCTACATTTGTAAATTTTGCAGACTGGAGTTAAAATGGAAGCTTCTTGCATTTAGTTCCTCAAGTTCACATCTTTATATTATAAACTATAAACTGTGCTCTCACCTGCCTTCATTTAAGAACAATCCACAATCAGTCAATTACAATGTAAAGtcatatttttattactgttttcaaCAAGACTGCTGCTTAGGGTGAGGGAAGAGGTGTGGGAGAAGGAGGGGCACATTTGACATTGGCACTGAGATACAGTTAACATCAgcaaaactttgtttttaaaagaagaattttacatataattaaatactttttttttttttcacttggtgACAACATTCAGGCAACCCAAAACAAAGTGGGGagagtggaagagggagagggagaaagagaagagtgggagagaaggaaaagggagaaacGACTATATTTTGATTTGAAAATGTACCTTGGGTTTCATTTTGTGGTGGCAAAGCCCGATTGCTTCTTTTGTGTGACCTTTTAAATTCACATTGTTTGGAAGAAAACGATCACTTTTGTGCAAGAATGTGATTTTGGTGGGGTGGTGGGTTTGCTctcctttttgtttgcttgtgaATTAAGGAAGTCTTCTGCCGGGTTCCGTTCCTCTTAGGTGGCTGACAGAAAAAGTTTGTGTCTGGAGTCCTCGCAGTTTGTCGCCGAGTTGTGTGTCTGTCGTGTGTTCGAGAGCATTCCCGTCCGTGTCGCTTTTCAAGCAGTCCCCAGCACCCTATAGTTTGTCCAGGCTTTTGGGATTGGTGAGAATTTCCCTGGCCAACCTCCAGGTCTGCTTGGCAGCGCTCTCCAGGGCCGAGTGGGGCTTGCCCTGGAAAAGGTCGAGGTTGGGCAGAAAGTAGTGGGGGCAGCGGCGGCACTGCAGGCAGGAGATGAGCTGCAGCAGGATGCCGTTGAGCCGGTCTCCGAGGCACGCCTCGTCCCAGTCCGTTTCCCGCGGGTGCTTCTCGCACTCGTACAGCAGCAGCGTCTTCATGTGGTAGTTGTTGAGCGGCTGGCCCGGCAGCTCCAGGTGGCGGTCCCGCAGCGTCTTCAGCACCGAGAGACACTTGTTTCGGCAGCCGCCCATCAGCAGACGGTTTTCAGCCTCCCCAAACTGGAGCACCCAGGCGTCGCTCTCGGCGGAGCTCTGCTTGCCGGTCAGCGAGTAGCACTCCTTAGAGAGCAAGTTGAACCCTTCGGCCTTGACCTCCGCCACCCGATTGGGGCCAGGCCAGGGGATGTGGGGCATCGGCCACTGTGCTGCGCTGCGGGGCCAGATACCGGTGCACTTGAACGCTGGAGTGATTTGCACCACGTAGCGCTCCCTGATGCGCAACTTGACCTCGCTGGTGTCCGCGATCATCTTGACCACATCCCGGTAGCTGCACTTGTccaccgcctgagccaccagcgtCTGGAAACGGGAGCGGATCTTGCGTGCCGAGAGGTAGCCGGACGCTGTTATGAACTCGACCCAGAGAGACATGCTCCGCTTCCGCCCATCGCTCAGTTTGAGCACCGCGCAGCCTGGCAGCGAGCCGTCGTCCACGAAGTTGAAGACGCCCATCTGGTTTAGGTAGAGCACCACCTCGAATTCCGTGGGCGAGATGACCTCCAGACCCTCGTAGCGGGCATCGATCTCGCTCAGGGAGCTGATGAAGCGAGGCTCCTGCACCTCCACCTCCTTGAGCACGTCCGAGACCACCTTACAGACCTCTCGGATGGTCTTGGCGATGGCCGCCTTGCGCGCCTGGCAGCGCTCGGTGTAGTATTTATTGAGCTGGTAAACCAGCTTGGCCTGAGCGGCGATCATGTTGGGGCACAGGTCCGGGCTGTACACCGGCGTCTCGCAATACGTTGAGGGATCCAAGGCTCAGGCGCTGGTGGTGGCCCTGCGGCTTGCGAAAGAGGCACTGCGCTCCCCCTGAGCCCCACTTTCACTCTTGTTCCCACCTGGGCTGACTGGCTGATGCTTCAGCCGTCTAGCACTTTCTTTCCCCTCTTTTGAAAgcttttttcttctccagaaaataagaagaaaaaaaaaatctttgaaaaagaaaagtaccTGCTgggactttttttccctttctcttgatAAGTGAAATGAAGATGTGCCTGCGGGCAAGATGAAGGGAAAGAAGGGGGGTGGGGAAAGACAGGGTGAGACGGAAAAATTCAGGTTACCAAGAGGTTAGGCTTAGACGTCTGCAGCGGAGATGGAGATGGTCCAGAAATCTGGAAATGAGGTCTGTTAAGCGccgaagtaaatttaaaaataaaagcaaaacattcAGTGTTTCATTCTTAAACTTCTCTCCCACGCTGGTAGCACTTCTTTATCCAGCTTAGGTGAGTGCTTTTCTTCTCACCCTCCCCCAAATGGAAGGTGAAGGGTGTAATTAATGTCCAGAGAGCAGCGAAGTGCAACTCAGCCCGCAGCACGCTCAGAGGTTCTAAGATGCCCTGCACTCCCAGTGTGTAGGTCTGCTTTCCGCTCAGGGGGTCCTCTGGTAGCGGTTTTCCTCTTTTCCTACTGGAGGCGTTGTTTGAACTGGGTTGGCTTGTTTGCAGTGGGTTCTTCTTGTCTTTCTCTAGGTGCAaacctctggaagttctttgattttcatttctgcttCGTAATTTATAAATTTGGCTCTCACAGAATCTGTTTTAGTGTGACGAAGTCCTTGCTTGCGTTGCATCTGGGGTTTAGTTATAACGACTTCAGGATTTTTCTTCTCCTCCCCCTTTAGGTTGCTTGTGCAGATTCCACTTTCTGAGtcgtctccctcctcccctccgatgtctctctctctctccctctcctaatctctctccttctccctcccccctcccccctccctccctttccctccctgtctttttccctctctccctctttctctccccccccccccctccccaatctctctctcttcccttgctGTTTCCTGGAGTTATTTAGTTTATGAATGGTCCTGGACCATCATGAGGGGGGTGGAGCTTCAGTTCCTACAATCGCTATCCGAGCTGTCAGTGCTGTAGCCAATCCCAGAGAGAAGACAGGCATGCTTGGCAAACAGTAG is part of the Bubalus kerabau isolate K-KA32 ecotype Philippines breed swamp buffalo chromosome 16, PCC_UOA_SB_1v2, whole genome shotgun sequence genome and encodes:
- the MAB21L2 gene encoding protein mab-21-like 2, coding for MIAAQAKLVYQLNKYYTERCQARKAAIAKTIREVCKVVSDVLKEVEVQEPRFISSLSEIDARYEGLEVISPTEFEVVLYLNQMGVFNFVDDGSLPGCAVLKLSDGRKRSMSLWVEFITASGYLSARKIRSRFQTLVAQAVDKCSYRDVVKMIADTSEVKLRIRERYVVQITPAFKCTGIWPRSAAQWPMPHIPWPGPNRVAEVKAEGFNLLSKECYSLTGKQSSAESDAWVLQFGEAENRLLMGGCRNKCLSVLKTLRDRHLELPGQPLNNYHMKTLLLYECEKHPRETDWDEACLGDRLNGILLQLISCLQCRRCPHYFLPNLDLFQGKPHSALESAAKQTWRLAREILTNPKSLDKL